One window from the genome of Cyclobacterium amurskyense encodes:
- a CDS encoding 3-keto-disaccharide hydrolase, translating to MFKLDLLKKYPILIILCLLIASCSTSNNSESISIDDGWRTLFNGKDMDNWRIKIAKHELDENYANTFRVEDGLLKVRYDGYENFDRQYGHIFYDESFSHYLYRVQYRFVGEQAPGGEGWALRNSGVMLHGQDPETMTKDQDFPISIEGQLLGGDGEKPRTTSNLCTPGTNVVMDGELFTPHCVSSNSKTFHGEQWVTADFLVLGDSIIHHIVEGDTVLTYYKPQIGGGNVSNHNPEVKKDGQLISTGYISLQSESHPIDFKSVEIFDLSPYKDNSEQLKEVLNLLKNENKGRSN from the coding sequence ATGTTTAAATTAGACCTACTTAAAAAATACCCAATACTTATAATCCTTTGCTTACTAATTGCATCTTGCTCCACTTCCAATAATAGTGAAAGCATATCCATAGATGATGGCTGGAGAACCCTATTCAATGGCAAAGACATGGACAATTGGCGTATAAAAATTGCCAAACATGAGCTGGATGAAAATTATGCTAACACATTCAGAGTAGAAGACGGATTACTTAAAGTTAGGTATGATGGCTATGAGAATTTCGATAGGCAATATGGCCATATCTTTTACGATGAGTCCTTCTCCCATTACTTATACCGAGTACAATATAGGTTCGTAGGGGAACAAGCTCCTGGTGGTGAAGGTTGGGCACTAAGAAACTCCGGAGTCATGTTACATGGGCAAGATCCGGAAACAATGACGAAAGATCAGGATTTCCCAATTTCCATTGAAGGTCAGCTTTTAGGGGGAGATGGAGAAAAACCAAGGACCACTAGCAACCTCTGTACTCCTGGTACAAATGTGGTAATGGATGGAGAACTTTTCACCCCTCATTGTGTCAGTTCCAACTCTAAAACTTTCCATGGTGAACAATGGGTTACCGCTGATTTTCTAGTTTTGGGAGACTCAATTATTCATCATATCGTTGAAGGAGATACTGTCCTTACTTATTACAAACCTCAAATTGGAGGTGGTAATGTCAGCAATCATAACCCAGAGGTCAAAAAGGATGGTCAATTGATTTCCACCGGGTACATTTCGCTACAAAGCGAAAGTCATCCTATTGATTTTAAAAGTGTGGAGATATTTGATTTAAGCCCTTACAAAGACAATTCTGAACAGTTAAAAGAAGTATTGAACTTATTGAAAAACGAAAACAAGGGACGATCAAATTAA
- a CDS encoding Gfo/Idh/MocA family protein, with protein MNNQRRRFIRSSALGAAGISLIPSFVLGNQTGHVAPSEKVNLACCGIGHRGGSITKSLYETGLANIVAICDVDMGAEHTLEVMKMFPDVPRFKDFREMFDKMGKDIEAVSVGTPDFSHFPITMLAMSMGIHVYVEKPMARTFNEVQLMMDGAKKHKVVTQMGNQGHSEANYFQFKAWKEAGIIKDVTAMTAHMNGRRRWHGWDPNINSFPAAQPMPSTMDWDTWLGTSHHHDYHEDLVNGQWRCWYDFGMGALGDWGAHIMDTAHEFLELGLPEEIEPLKLKDHNTFFFPMESTLAFKFPKRGNMPPMTITWYDGQNNIPPVPAGYGVSELDPNIPPPSDGQLQPAKLNPGKIIYGGDLTFKGGSHGSTLSIIPEEKAKDMAGQLPVVPESPSNHFANFLKACKGEEKTRSSFEIAGPLSQVFSLGVLSQRLGAKLQFDRKTKQITNHALANELLSGVPPRKGWEEYYKM; from the coding sequence ATGAATAACCAAAGAAGACGATTTATAAGATCTAGTGCCTTGGGTGCCGCGGGAATTTCTTTAATTCCTTCCTTTGTCCTCGGAAATCAAACTGGACATGTCGCACCAAGTGAAAAAGTGAATTTAGCCTGCTGTGGTATCGGACACCGTGGGGGATCAATCACTAAATCATTGTACGAAACAGGCCTTGCCAATATTGTCGCCATTTGTGATGTGGACATGGGGGCTGAACATACCCTTGAAGTGATGAAAATGTTTCCTGATGTCCCTAGATTTAAGGATTTCAGAGAGATGTTTGATAAGATGGGTAAAGATATTGAAGCTGTTTCTGTAGGTACCCCGGATTTTTCTCATTTCCCTATTACCATGCTGGCCATGTCTATGGGGATTCATGTATATGTTGAAAAGCCCATGGCAAGAACTTTCAATGAAGTACAGTTGATGATGGACGGTGCGAAAAAGCACAAGGTTGTTACTCAGATGGGTAACCAAGGTCACTCAGAAGCCAATTACTTCCAATTTAAAGCCTGGAAAGAAGCTGGTATAATAAAAGACGTTACCGCCATGACTGCCCATATGAATGGACGTAGAAGATGGCACGGTTGGGATCCTAATATCAATTCCTTTCCAGCAGCACAGCCAATGCCCTCAACCATGGATTGGGATACCTGGCTAGGTACTTCTCATCATCATGATTACCACGAGGATCTTGTTAATGGTCAGTGGAGATGTTGGTATGATTTCGGTATGGGAGCACTAGGAGATTGGGGTGCACATATCATGGATACAGCACATGAATTTTTGGAGTTGGGCTTACCTGAGGAAATAGAACCATTGAAATTGAAAGATCACAATACTTTCTTTTTCCCGATGGAATCCACCTTGGCTTTTAAATTCCCGAAAAGAGGAAATATGCCGCCAATGACCATTACCTGGTATGACGGTCAAAACAATATTCCTCCAGTTCCTGCTGGTTATGGTGTTTCTGAACTAGATCCAAATATTCCACCACCAAGTGACGGGCAATTGCAGCCAGCCAAACTGAACCCTGGAAAGATTATATATGGAGGAGACCTTACCTTTAAGGGTGGATCCCATGGCAGTACACTTTCCATTATTCCTGAAGAGAAAGCCAAAGATATGGCTGGACAATTACCAGTAGTACCTGAAAGCCCTTCCAATCACTTCGCTAATTTCCTGAAAGCATGTAAAGGAGAAGAAAAAACAAGATCTTCCTTTGAGATAGCAGGGCCTTTGAGTCAAGTGTTTTCTTTAGGAGTTTTGTCCCAGAGATTAGGTGCGAAATTACAATTTGACAGAAAAACAAAACAAATTACCAATCATGCATTGGCAAATGAATTGTTGTCAGGTGTTCCACCAAGAAAAGGTTGGGAAGAGTACTATAAAATGTAA
- a CDS encoding sulfatase family protein, which translates to MQKLFTQSKKFPFCKTNNLFGLVLMLIICVLVGFSFKPFPKTGQPNIVIIFADDMGYGDISALNPLSKISTPAIDDLVKNGISFQNAHASASVCTPSRYGLLTGRYAFRTPKASRGIGGFTPSVIEKDRLTIAGILKKAGYTTAITGKWHLGLDWATKDNKEAQLSSTGYSNVDYSSPVKAGPNDFGFDYSYIHPASLDIPPYVFLENGKVVDNEIGLTTDVYPIRKENTAFSWDKKHSDDKAVYWDKGVWWRLGEMSASFRVEECLETIVNQGENFIDQQAAEKPFFLYMPLTGPHTPWLPSDENKGKSGAGLYGDFVMDIDQVVARIKSKLEAEGLLENTLIIFSSDNGAYWPAEEILLHGHDSNKGSRGQKGDVWNGGHRVPLIMSWPDGIKKSNTYEGLVSLTDIYATVAAMTGVEIPVGEAIDSKAFIPVLSGDMSFQTRDNMVHQSSGGMYAITSGAWKYIDGLGSGGFTFPTNLTPEPNGPKGQLYQLSEDPLESENLFATYPEMIPSLKKQLEAIKNKEK; encoded by the coding sequence ATGCAGAAATTATTTACCCAGTCTAAAAAGTTCCCTTTTTGCAAAACCAATAATCTATTTGGATTGGTTTTAATGCTTATCATATGTGTTTTAGTTGGTTTTTCATTCAAGCCCTTTCCTAAAACGGGGCAGCCAAATATAGTTATCATCTTTGCCGATGACATGGGATATGGTGATATTAGTGCTCTAAATCCCTTATCTAAAATAAGCACTCCTGCTATCGATGATTTGGTGAAAAATGGAATTTCTTTTCAGAATGCCCATGCAAGCGCATCAGTTTGTACTCCTTCAAGATATGGCTTATTGACTGGGCGATATGCATTCAGGACACCTAAAGCCTCCAGAGGAATAGGTGGATTTACCCCTTCGGTTATTGAAAAGGATCGCCTTACCATTGCTGGGATTTTAAAAAAGGCAGGGTATACTACCGCTATTACAGGCAAATGGCATTTGGGTTTGGACTGGGCTACAAAAGACAATAAAGAAGCGCAATTAAGCAGCACAGGTTATTCTAATGTGGATTATTCATCGCCTGTTAAAGCAGGACCTAATGATTTTGGTTTCGACTATTCCTATATTCATCCTGCCTCATTGGACATTCCTCCTTATGTATTTCTTGAAAATGGTAAGGTAGTCGACAATGAAATAGGACTGACTACGGATGTATATCCCATAAGAAAAGAAAATACAGCGTTCTCTTGGGACAAAAAGCACAGTGATGACAAAGCTGTTTATTGGGATAAAGGCGTATGGTGGAGATTAGGAGAAATGTCCGCATCTTTCCGTGTAGAAGAATGTTTGGAAACAATAGTAAACCAAGGAGAGAATTTCATCGATCAGCAAGCGGCAGAGAAGCCATTCTTTTTGTACATGCCACTTACAGGGCCACATACACCATGGTTGCCTTCTGATGAAAATAAAGGAAAATCAGGGGCGGGATTATATGGTGATTTTGTAATGGACATAGATCAGGTCGTGGCCAGAATTAAATCAAAATTGGAGGCTGAAGGTTTGCTTGAGAATACGCTAATCATTTTTAGTAGTGACAATGGGGCATATTGGCCAGCCGAAGAAATTCTTTTGCACGGACATGATTCTAATAAAGGAAGCAGAGGACAAAAAGGTGATGTTTGGAATGGTGGACATAGGGTTCCCCTAATTATGTCTTGGCCTGATGGCATCAAAAAGAGCAACACCTATGAAGGCTTGGTAAGTTTAACGGATATCTATGCTACAGTGGCAGCGATGACAGGAGTGGAAATACCAGTAGGTGAGGCCATAGACAGTAAGGCGTTTATTCCTGTTTTATCTGGTGATATGTCTTTTCAAACCAGAGATAATATGGTGCACCAATCCTCAGGAGGAATGTATGCCATAACATCAGGTGCTTGGAAATACATTGACGGATTGGGATCCGGTGGTTTTACTTTTCCTACTAATTTAACTCCTGAACCCAATGGGCCTAAAGGTCAGTTGTATCAATTAAGTGAGGACCCTCTAGAAAGCGAAAACCTTTTCGCAACCTATCCTGAAATGATACCTTCCTTGAAAAAACAACTTGAAGCAATTAAAAACAAAGAAAAGTAG
- a CDS encoding FG-GAP repeat domain-containing protein: protein MSIKAHLPHLSLFLALCTLTSYGHAQSNKINFKKHVLTTQFLAEGAAIGDVNQDGLMDVMAGAYWFEAPSWKPQELETPKLFEYDKGYSNAFISHGMDVNRDGWVDFVRIGFPGEAVLWFENPKNQKGHWKIHTICPALGNESAGFYDIDKDGRKDLVGSIPETGEMVWYKAPNTPDNLVWEKFTISEKESPGTAKYAHGLGMGDLNMDGNPDLIITEGWWESPTNPKDGQWKFHTAKLGEPAAQMYVQELNGDDKPEVISSSAHQLGIWWHEQEPTGAWVTHLVDSSFSQTHGLELVDINRDGNKDLVTGKRYFAHMGKDPGGNKPPQLVWFEYIPGKTPKWTKHIIDENSGVGVQVIVEDFFGNGLMDIIVANKKGVFLFEQLRD from the coding sequence ATGTCTATCAAAGCCCATTTACCCCATCTATCACTGTTTTTGGCTCTATGTACCCTCACGAGCTATGGCCATGCCCAATCCAATAAAATAAACTTCAAGAAGCATGTACTTACCACGCAATTCTTAGCAGAAGGAGCTGCTATAGGTGATGTAAATCAGGATGGTTTAATGGATGTCATGGCAGGGGCCTATTGGTTTGAAGCTCCCTCATGGAAACCTCAGGAATTGGAAACCCCTAAGCTTTTTGAATACGATAAAGGTTATAGCAATGCATTCATAAGTCATGGAATGGATGTTAATAGGGATGGCTGGGTTGATTTTGTAAGAATTGGCTTTCCCGGGGAAGCTGTACTTTGGTTTGAAAACCCAAAAAACCAAAAAGGACATTGGAAAATCCATACCATTTGTCCTGCCCTAGGAAATGAATCGGCAGGCTTTTATGATATTGACAAAGATGGCCGAAAAGATTTGGTTGGAAGCATCCCGGAAACAGGGGAAATGGTTTGGTATAAAGCCCCAAATACTCCTGATAATTTAGTTTGGGAGAAATTCACTATAAGTGAAAAAGAAAGCCCTGGAACTGCAAAATATGCCCATGGTTTGGGAATGGGAGACCTCAATATGGATGGAAATCCTGATCTCATTATCACAGAGGGATGGTGGGAATCTCCAACAAACCCTAAAGATGGGCAATGGAAATTCCATACAGCTAAATTAGGCGAGCCTGCTGCCCAAATGTATGTGCAGGAATTAAATGGAGATGATAAGCCCGAGGTAATTTCCTCCTCAGCACATCAACTTGGTATTTGGTGGCATGAGCAAGAACCCACTGGTGCCTGGGTAACTCATCTTGTAGACAGTAGTTTTTCCCAAACACATGGTTTGGAATTGGTTGATATCAATAGAGATGGAAATAAAGACCTGGTAACAGGGAAACGCTATTTTGCTCATATGGGCAAAGACCCTGGAGGAAATAAGCCTCCACAGCTTGTCTGGTTTGAATACATTCCAGGCAAAACCCCAAAATGGACAAAACATATTATCGATGAAAATTCAGGGGTAGGCGTTCAGGTTATTGTCGAAGATTTTTTTGGGAATGGGCTAATGGATATCATTGTTGCCAACAAAAAAGGAGTTTTTCTCTTTGAACAATTAAGGGATTGA
- a CDS encoding PVC-type heme-binding CxxCH protein has product MKTRQLLLYLLVPIVFACERNNQGDKNSSSANGVPSDAYIEEEPDPIYSEHIRTTSYQSPEDEKADFVLPPGFEITLFASEPDITKPINMAFDEKGRLWVSQSSEYPIKAGPGKGTDRISILEDSDGDGKADKITDFANDLNIPIGIQPVKGGAIGFSIPNLYRFYDTDGDDIADKREVILGPFETKDTHGMVNNLFRGLDGWIHASHGFSNVSTVAAKDGDSIKMTSGNTFRFTLDGQHAEKTSDGRINPFGSDLDKWGYHYSADCHTLPIYQIIRNGNYTQWGKMEPNMGHAPTMMDYGLNSTALSGLVYYTDTQFPDEYQNSFYSGDVVTCRISRSTISFNGSTPKATRKADFLVSKDPWFRPVDIKIGPDGAMYIADFYNSIIGHYEVPLDHPERDRNSGRIWKITYKGQERTAINWSKANLEVLIEKMRDPVLQNRMMATDELVDRFKDSAIPELKKLIADEKTPNIQKVHALWAIFRLDAMDELALEKALSDHDVLVRVHAQRILGEQQSLNDHKLEWVKMGLVDESAHVKRVAAETLIRQQSPSMLSPIMKAIHATDKKDSHLLYALKYALYQHAQNPQIAKQMATQNWSNQEKEVIALVFSDTRSKTAAEFLVNYLKNNSLPKEKYLPYLTSIARDLPALRMKEIVALAKETGEGIPGFKKAMALNNGAKQQGIDLAPSLKSWNRQLSIDLLQDNSVNGGNKTDEGLERIKYATQLSGILKITQNIGELKKLVNDNQEKEELRIDAANALVEIAPKTEIIYLEKWLKNAESTISFRQKIALAIAKAGSEQSSSLLAKNIKDTPVELQETISEQLATSNSGKEKLLKLIRDGNATARILKARKVEERFHSGASEKQRLAFDELTKNLPPISEEKQALIIERTKAYSKDPAQLDVGKTLFQQNCGICHRIGDDGGMIGPQLDGVGNWGLNALATKVLDPNRNISENFRTYTIKLKSGQAKSGLFRREDGQVLVMADQSGKEFTIPKKDILEQVPSKMTLMPDHFGNVLNQSQFNGLMTYLLSLR; this is encoded by the coding sequence ATGAAAACCCGACAACTATTACTTTACCTGTTAGTACCCATTGTTTTCGCATGCGAGAGAAATAATCAGGGCGATAAAAACAGTAGTAGCGCTAATGGAGTACCATCAGACGCTTATATAGAAGAAGAGCCTGATCCTATCTATTCAGAACATATAAGGACTACCTCCTATCAAAGCCCTGAAGATGAGAAAGCTGATTTCGTCCTTCCTCCAGGCTTTGAAATCACACTATTTGCCTCTGAACCCGATATTACCAAACCAATCAACATGGCTTTTGATGAAAAAGGCAGGTTATGGGTTAGCCAATCTTCTGAATATCCAATTAAAGCTGGCCCAGGAAAAGGGACGGACAGAATTAGCATTCTAGAGGACAGTGACGGTGATGGAAAGGCAGACAAGATCACAGATTTCGCCAATGATTTAAATATCCCTATAGGCATACAACCAGTAAAAGGCGGTGCAATTGGTTTTAGTATACCTAATCTATACCGCTTTTATGATACCGATGGTGATGATATTGCTGATAAGCGAGAAGTGATTTTAGGGCCATTCGAAACCAAGGACACGCATGGAATGGTCAATAATCTTTTCAGAGGTTTGGATGGTTGGATACATGCCTCCCACGGATTTAGCAATGTTTCCACCGTTGCTGCTAAGGATGGGGATTCAATAAAAATGACTTCAGGAAACACTTTCCGTTTTACTTTAGATGGACAACATGCAGAAAAGACTAGTGATGGAAGAATCAATCCTTTCGGATCGGATTTAGACAAATGGGGTTACCACTATTCGGCGGATTGCCATACTTTGCCTATTTACCAAATAATAAGAAACGGCAACTATACCCAATGGGGAAAAATGGAACCCAATATGGGCCATGCACCAACCATGATGGACTATGGGCTGAATTCCACGGCATTATCCGGTCTTGTATATTATACTGATACCCAGTTTCCTGATGAATACCAAAACAGCTTCTATTCAGGAGATGTTGTGACCTGCAGAATCAGCCGAAGTACCATTTCATTTAATGGATCTACACCCAAAGCTACCAGAAAAGCTGATTTTCTAGTAAGCAAGGACCCTTGGTTTCGCCCAGTGGACATTAAAATAGGACCTGATGGTGCCATGTACATAGCGGATTTTTACAATAGTATTATAGGTCATTATGAAGTCCCTCTTGATCATCCTGAAAGAGACAGAAACAGTGGCAGAATTTGGAAAATAACGTATAAAGGTCAGGAAAGAACAGCTATAAATTGGTCAAAAGCCAATCTTGAGGTACTAATTGAAAAAATGAGAGATCCTGTTCTTCAGAACAGAATGATGGCAACCGATGAATTGGTGGACAGATTCAAGGATTCGGCAATACCTGAATTAAAGAAACTAATAGCTGATGAAAAAACGCCCAATATTCAAAAAGTTCATGCCCTATGGGCCATCTTTAGGCTAGATGCAATGGATGAGCTTGCCCTCGAAAAAGCACTTTCTGACCACGATGTACTTGTGCGCGTTCATGCACAGAGAATTTTGGGAGAACAACAGAGTTTAAACGATCATAAGCTGGAATGGGTAAAAATGGGATTAGTGGATGAAAGCGCTCACGTAAAAAGAGTGGCTGCTGAGACATTGATAAGACAGCAAAGTCCTTCAATGCTTAGTCCAATTATGAAAGCAATACATGCAACAGATAAGAAAGACAGTCATTTGTTGTACGCATTAAAATATGCACTATATCAACATGCCCAAAACCCTCAAATTGCAAAACAGATGGCAACTCAAAACTGGTCGAACCAGGAAAAAGAAGTAATAGCCTTGGTGTTTTCAGATACGCGATCAAAAACAGCTGCTGAGTTTCTGGTCAATTACCTTAAAAACAATTCCCTTCCTAAGGAGAAATACCTGCCCTATTTAACCTCAATTGCCCGAGATCTACCCGCTTTAAGGATGAAAGAAATCGTTGCTCTGGCAAAAGAAACTGGAGAAGGAATTCCTGGCTTTAAAAAAGCCATGGCATTAAATAATGGGGCAAAACAGCAAGGAATTGACTTAGCCCCCAGTTTGAAATCCTGGAACCGACAATTGAGTATTGATCTCTTACAGGACAATTCGGTGAACGGTGGCAATAAAACGGATGAGGGCTTGGAAAGAATTAAATACGCTACTCAACTTTCTGGCATACTGAAAATCACTCAAAATATAGGAGAATTAAAGAAATTGGTAAATGACAATCAGGAAAAGGAAGAACTTAGGATTGATGCTGCCAATGCCCTGGTAGAAATCGCTCCGAAAACAGAAATTATTTATTTGGAGAAATGGTTGAAAAATGCTGAAAGTACCATTTCTTTCAGACAGAAAATAGCCCTGGCAATAGCCAAAGCCGGTTCTGAACAATCCTCTAGCCTACTGGCAAAAAACATAAAAGACACTCCTGTGGAGTTACAAGAAACCATTTCTGAACAATTGGCCACAAGTAATTCAGGGAAAGAAAAGCTTCTTAAGTTAATAAGGGATGGAAATGCTACTGCAAGGATATTAAAAGCCAGGAAAGTGGAAGAAAGGTTTCATTCAGGAGCAAGTGAAAAGCAAAGACTCGCTTTTGATGAACTTACCAAAAACTTACCACCTATTAGCGAAGAAAAGCAAGCCCTCATAATAGAAAGAACAAAGGCTTATTCTAAGGATCCTGCCCAATTGGATGTTGGTAAAACCTTATTTCAGCAAAACTGTGGAATTTGTCATAGAATTGGAGATGATGGAGGAATGATTGGCCCTCAACTGGATGGTGTAGGCAATTGGGGACTCAATGCACTTGCTACTAAAGTGCTGGACCCTAATCGAAATATATCAGAGAACTTTAGAACCTATACGATCAAACTCAAAAGTGGGCAAGCAAAGTCAGGCTTATTTAGACGAGAAGATGGACAGGTATTGGTGATGGCTGATCAATCTGGAAAAGAATTTACCATTCCCAAAAAGGATATTTTAGAGCAAGTCCCATCAAAAATGACCTTGATGCCAGATCATTTTGGAAATGTATTGAATCAATCTCAGTTCAACGGTTTAATGACCTACTTACTAAGCCTTCGTTAA
- a CDS encoding 3-keto-disaccharide hydrolase, translated as MNLSSIKKFLFLFVMSILFQLPLLAQVGVGVEAPKDADQLFNGKKRSLNKNWTYWEGPRIAAQLPIKWEIVPDPVDKGEAVSSNDPAGAGGKYGAADIVTKKKYTDFRLHVEFLIKNEGGNSGVYLQNRYEIQILDGDSTTHGMAAIINEKAAPYAVYNGIGKWNAYDIKFRAARFDENGKLNEKAMTTIYFNGVKIHENVSIQKVWGGPNSGLDGGRDGGEGITNRPGGIKLQAEGHEVLFRNIWIERLKLEKADTDF; from the coding sequence ATGAATTTATCCAGTATTAAAAAATTTCTTTTCTTATTTGTCATGAGCATATTGTTTCAGCTCCCATTACTGGCGCAAGTCGGTGTAGGTGTAGAAGCACCCAAGGATGCTGATCAATTATTCAATGGAAAAAAGCGATCCCTAAATAAAAATTGGACCTATTGGGAAGGCCCAAGAATAGCGGCTCAACTTCCTATCAAGTGGGAGATTGTACCTGACCCAGTAGATAAAGGAGAAGCTGTTAGTTCCAATGACCCCGCAGGAGCAGGCGGCAAGTATGGGGCTGCGGATATTGTTACAAAAAAGAAATACACAGATTTCAGACTTCATGTGGAATTCCTAATAAAAAATGAGGGAGGAAACAGTGGGGTTTATTTGCAAAATCGTTACGAAATACAAATTCTGGATGGCGACAGTACTACTCATGGAATGGCTGCTATAATTAATGAAAAGGCTGCCCCATATGCAGTTTACAATGGTATTGGCAAATGGAATGCTTATGACATCAAGTTCAGGGCCGCAAGGTTTGATGAAAATGGAAAATTGAATGAAAAAGCAATGACCACCATCTATTTTAATGGCGTGAAAATTCATGAAAATGTATCCATTCAGAAAGTTTGGGGAGGCCCCAATTCGGGACTTGATGGAGGTAGAGACGGAGGGGAAGGCATAACCAACCGCCCTGGGGGCATCAAACTTCAGGCTGAAGGACATGAAGTGCTTTTCCGTAATATTTGGATAGAAAGGTTGAAATTAGAAAAAGCGGATACCGACTTTTAA
- a CDS encoding DUF4301 family protein has product MLSNDLEKQIEAQGMPLGTVEEQIKNFKNGFPFLDIDYAAKIGDGILELSDAELQKAVDVYSEKSKDKIIVKFVPASGAASRMFKNLFGFLEKVDSNLDNDEFTKTFISEIKSFAFYEDLDDSLKKAGSSISKAIEEKKYGLIIQHLLDDEHLSYGSLPKGLLKFHKYEEGSRTPVEEHFVEGAQYGVGKDNTVRLHFTVSPEHQNRFEKKVAEVQPKMEKEFGVKFEISFSQQKKSTDTIAVDLDNKPFIEDNGEVLFRPAGHGALLENLNEIEADLVFIKNIDNVVPDRLKDTTTTYKQAIGGLLIDAQDKTFAALSQLDNKISPEVVNQAEEVFTKVIGGKLAPSYASKNLEEKAAWLKQKLNRPMRVCGMVENTGEPGGGPFWVKDADNSLSLQIGETAQLNLDDETQKSHFKSSTHFNPTDLVCGIRDYKGKSFNLMEYRDPKTGFITQKSKSGRDLKAQELPGLWNGSMADWNSIFVVVPLITFNPVKTINDLLRDVHQ; this is encoded by the coding sequence ATGTTATCTAACGACCTAGAAAAACAAATTGAAGCCCAAGGCATGCCATTGGGTACAGTTGAAGAACAAATTAAAAATTTCAAAAACGGTTTCCCATTTTTAGACATCGATTATGCTGCAAAAATTGGGGATGGTATTCTGGAATTGAGTGATGCTGAACTTCAAAAAGCGGTAGATGTTTATTCAGAAAAATCAAAGGACAAAATCATTGTAAAATTTGTTCCTGCAAGTGGCGCTGCCAGTAGGATGTTTAAAAACCTTTTTGGCTTTTTGGAAAAGGTGGACAGCAATTTAGACAATGATGAATTTACAAAAACTTTTATTTCAGAAATAAAGTCTTTTGCCTTCTATGAAGACCTGGACGACAGCTTAAAAAAAGCCGGAAGCAGTATATCCAAAGCCATTGAAGAAAAAAAGTATGGTTTGATAATTCAGCACCTTCTTGATGACGAACACCTTTCCTATGGTAGTTTACCGAAAGGCCTGCTAAAATTCCACAAATATGAAGAAGGAAGCAGAACTCCTGTTGAAGAGCATTTTGTAGAAGGTGCCCAATACGGAGTTGGTAAGGACAATACAGTAAGGCTACATTTCACTGTATCTCCAGAGCATCAAAACAGGTTCGAAAAGAAGGTGGCCGAAGTACAACCTAAAATGGAAAAGGAATTCGGAGTAAAATTTGAAATCAGCTTTTCACAACAAAAGAAATCAACTGATACCATAGCTGTTGATCTCGACAATAAACCCTTTATTGAAGACAATGGTGAGGTTTTATTTCGACCTGCGGGACATGGAGCATTGCTTGAGAATCTAAATGAAATCGAAGCCGATCTGGTATTTATAAAAAATATCGACAATGTGGTTCCTGACCGATTAAAAGACACAACGACTACCTATAAACAAGCAATCGGAGGATTGCTAATAGACGCGCAAGACAAAACTTTTGCAGCCCTTAGTCAATTGGACAATAAAATCAGCCCAGAAGTAGTTAATCAAGCGGAAGAAGTATTTACAAAAGTTATTGGTGGAAAATTAGCCCCCTCTTACGCCTCAAAAAATCTTGAGGAAAAAGCTGCATGGCTAAAACAAAAACTAAACCGCCCAATGAGAGTATGTGGAATGGTGGAGAACACAGGTGAGCCAGGTGGTGGACCGTTCTGGGTAAAGGATGCAGATAATAGTTTATCTCTTCAAATTGGAGAAACTGCTCAGTTAAACCTTGATGATGAAACACAAAAATCCCATTTCAAATCCTCTACTCATTTTAACCCTACGGATTTGGTTTGTGGTATAAGGGACTATAAAGGCAAATCTTTTAACCTTATGGAATACCGAGATCCAAAAACTGGTTTCATCACACAAAAATCAAAAAGTGGTAGGGATTTAAAAGCACAGGAACTCCCAGGGCTTTGGAACGGTTCCATGGCTGATTGGAATTCAATATTTGTTGTGGTTCCTTTGATTACTTTTAATCCTGTCAAAACCATCAATGATTTGTTGAGAGACGTTCACCAATAA